A stretch of the Papaver somniferum cultivar HN1 chromosome 6, ASM357369v1, whole genome shotgun sequence genome encodes the following:
- the LOC113287784 gene encoding probable serine/threonine-protein kinase DDB_G0278509, translating into MVRFSCFHTHIPSYKSKKAIQRPTEGMHNTFQKTSLDQPAAHSNLKALGLDKCEVSPSIASITRPDKVTSSPASECYWKSQEMHSASSPEEFNLRTHLNKSRSVGSGLDREGRISHGSDIEDETGEGFSCDDPHRMNYDRSFDGSDHSGLEEPSDSPDPETDLFNKYNEALDIEPFQENSHPGHSEHSFTSRESEQLERHSDYSEQLERHSDDSGLRMPIIGKSCSMPNFEDVLPDSEEVSPSHLYSEPQGRCSQNLDKISVKGKEVLSYDGCYQATTDQESDDKLLGSDNDKNENDNSFSDEYDSCGGVTKDWVSRGIDKVDAAKDLQSESSVNLDELPSKDFKIKRIEDWVSTIDLEDKIPLQETGEPSYSMKVKKASNILGHAANLKLDAKSSIEVAKNYISSLSPTSASAQMVNLGLVVIPFLSAFVSLRVLNLSGNSIVRITAGALPRGLHVLNLSKNNISTIEGLRELTRLRILDLSYNRISRIGHGLASCSSLKELYLAGNKISEVEGLHRLLKLNILDLRFNKISTSKCLGQLAANYISLQTISLEGNPAQKNVGDEQIKKYLSSLLPHLVYYNKKSIKANSSKELAERPARSAPRKGAAPSVASSSKVSSSSIHGRLSQAVSSLKPSKGRHGRIPHISGTAKGISHHPRHHYPDPSERLLSLQANLSMRRSQSEGFLGAA; encoded by the exons ATGGTTAGGTTTTCATGCTTCCATACACACATTCCCAGCTACAAGTCAAAG aagGCAATCCAACGACCAACTGAAGGAATGCACAATACATTTCAGAAGACCTCACTGGATCAACCTGCTGCTCATAGTAACTTAAAGGCGTTAGGCTTAGATAAGTGTGAGGTTAGTCCTTCCATTGCATCAATCACCCGTCCAGACAAAGTCACTAGTTCCCCTGCTAGCGAATGCTACTGGAAATCGCAGGAAATGCACAGCGCTTCCAGTCCAGAAGAGTTTAATCTGAGGACACATCTAAATAAAAGTCGGTCTGTTGGAAGTGGATTGGACAGAGAAGGTAGAATTTCTCATGGTTCTGACATTGAAGATGAAACAGGTGAAGGTTTCTCATGTGATGATCCCCACAGAATGAATTATGATCGAAGTTTTGATGGCAGTGACCACAGTGGTTTGGAGGAACCATCTGACAGCCCTGATCCTGAGACGGATTTATTTAACAAGTATAACGAGGCTCTGGACATTGAACCATTTCAAGAAAATAGCCATCCAGGGCATAGCGAACACTCCTTCACAAGCAGGGAATCAGAACAGCTAGAAAGGCATTCTGATTATTCAGAGCAGTTAGAAAGGCATTCTGATGATTCTGGACTCCGTATGCCCATAATTGGAAAATCTTGCTCGATGCCTAATTTTGAAGACGTTTTACCTGATTCTGAGGAAGTTTCACCATCTCATTTATATTCTGAACCCCAAGGTAGATGTTCTCAGAATCTAGATAAAATATCTGTGAAGGGGAAAGAAGTGTTAAGTTACGATGGTTGTTACCAAGCAACGACAGATCAAGAGAGTGATGATAAATTGCTTGGGAGCGATAatgataaaaatgaaaatgataatTCGTTCAGTGATGAATATGATTCCTGTGGCGGGGTCACAAAAGATTGGGTGAGTCGGGGAATAGACAAGGTAGATGCGGCGAAAGATTTGCAAAGCGAATCCTCTGTGAACTTGGATGAGTTGCCCAGCAAGGATTTCAAGATCAAGCGTATTGAGGACTGGGTGAGCACAATTGATCTCGAGGATAAGATCCCTTTGCAAGAAACAGGTGAACCCTCATATTCGATGAAGGTTAAAAAGGCATCCAATATCTTGGGTCATGCAGCTAATTTGAAGTTGGATGCTAAGAGCTCTATAGAGGTTGCTAAGAACTACATCTCTTCTTTGTCTCCTACATCTGCGTCAGCACAGATGGTGAATCTTGGATTGGTTGTGATACCATTTCTTAGTGCCTTCGTTAGCTTAAGGGTTCTTAATTTATCTGGAAACTCCATAG TCAGGATAACTGCGGGTGCTCTTCCACGAGGTCTTCATGTACTAAATCTGTCGAAAAACAACATTTCCACCATTGAAGGGCTTCGTGAACTTACGCGCCTCCGTATACTGGACCTAAGCTACAATAGGATATCTCGGATTGGtcacg GTCTTGCTTCCTGCTCCTCTCTGAAGGAGTTATATCTTGCTGGAAACAAAATTAGTGAGGTGGAAGGATTGCACAGACTACTCAAACTCAACATATTAGACCTGCGCTTCAACAAAATTTCAACATCAAAATGTCTTGGACAACTTGCAGCCAACTACATCTCCCTGCAGACTATCAGCTTGGAAGGAAATCCAGCCCAAAAGAATGTAGGAGAtgaacaaataaagaaatatctaTCAAGTCTTCTACCGCATCTGGTTTACTACAACAAGAAATCGATCAAAGCCAACTCCTCGAAAGAGCTTGCTGAGCGCCCAGCTCGGTCTGCCCCAAGAAAGGGAGCTGCCCCTAGTGTAGCCAGCAGTAGCAAGGTCTCTTCTTCCTCAATTCATGGCCGTCTAAGCCAAGCAGTCAGCTCACTAAAGCCATCTAAGGGCAGACACGGGCGTATTCCCCATATAAGTGGAACGGCTAAAGGAATTTCTCATCATCCTCGCCATCATTATCCAGACCCGAGTGAAAGACTGCTGAGCTTACAAGCAAATCTCTCTATGCGCCGAAGTCAGAGTGAGGGATTTCTTGGAGCTGCTTAA
- the LOC113290867 gene encoding uncharacterized protein LOC113290867 — protein sequence MGGQGAVTKDLHDIQKKQQIQMDKINQDVSEMKDQLNRVLLQLQNLNNKERNNGESNDSAREDNTQPVGHQLNENRSFNNYNRFPRLDFPRFDGTNPKGWIQKCNRFFLLHNIREETQKVQMAAMHMDGKAERWISNLQTCRSILCWFELAEQACLHFENPSNDNVVEGENAEATSDDDIFHGEETDSPVESDMEVSLNALIGTIRGDTIRTTPTTQMAITVENGEHTFSSGICTSLQWSLQGHTFSGDLRILPLGGCDIVLGADWLRQFGNVTFNFSTLSISFVHQDVEVTLSGTSKPPSLKQISKKGVQKFFQTNTHGVCAQLFSVSDAPTNVSHSPEIISLLQEFQDVFETPTTLPPHRSLDQTIPLQPNSTPVNQRPYKCPYVQKGVIEALIQEMLQQGIIQSNHSPFASPILLVKKKENSWRFCVDYRRLNDITIKDKFPIPIIDELLDELRGSGVFTKIDLRSGYHQIRLFTPDIHKTTFRLYQGHYEFLVMPFGLTNAPATSQALMSDIFKPFIRKFILVFFDDILVYIPDMESHLVHLQQVLSVLRQHQLHAKLSKCCFAQSELEYLGHIITPSGVVADPSKISSMTSWPTPTTIKALRGFLGLTGYYRKSVKDY from the exons ATGGGAGGACAGGGAGCTGTTACTAAAGATCTACATGATATACAGAAAAAACAACAAATTCAGATGGATAAGATTAATCAGGATGTTTCGGAAATGAAAGATCAATTAAATCGGGTACTTCTTCAGCTACAGAATCTTAATAACAAGGAAAGAAATAATGGAGAATCAAATGATTCTGCAAGAGAGGATAATACTCAACCAGTGGGTCATCAACTCAATGAAAATCGTAGTTTCAATAACTACAATCGATTTCCAAGGCTAGATTTTCCGAGATTTGATGGGACTAATCCGAAGGGATGGATTCAGAAGTGCAACCGGTTTTTTCTTCTCCACAACATCAGAGAAGAAACTCAAAAAGTGCAGATGGCAGCGATGCACATGGATGGAAAAGCTGAGAGGTGGATTTCTAACTTACAAACTTGTAGATCTATTCTATGTTGGTTTGAGTTAGCAGAACAAGCATGTTTGCATTTTGAAAACCCCTCGAATGATAACGTTGTTG AGGGAGAAAATGCTGAGGCTACTTCTGATGATGACATATTTCATGGAGAAGAGACTGATTCACCTGTTGAGAGTGACATGGAAGTTTCACTTAATGCTCTTATTGGTACTATCAGGGGTGATACTATTAGA ACTACTCCTACTACTCAGATGGCAATTACAGTGGAAAATGGAGAGCATACTTTCAGCTCTGGCATCTGCACGTCACTCCAATGGTCACTACAAGGACACACCTTCTCTGGTGACCTCAGAATACTTCCTTTGGGAGGCTGTGATATAGTACTTGGTGCTGACTGGCTCAGGCAATTTGGTAATGTAACATTTAACTTCTCTACTTTGAGTATTTCCTTTGTGCATCAGGATGTTGAGGTTACTCTCTCTGGTACTTCAAAACCTCCTAGTCTTAAACAGATCAGTAAAAAAGGTGTTCAAAAATTCTTTCAAACCAACACTCATGGTGTTTGTGCTCAACTATTTTCTGTCTCAGATGCACCCACTAATGTGTCACATTCTCCTGAGATTATTTCATTACTACAAGAATTTCAGGATGTTTTTGAAACACCCACTACCTTACCACCCCACAGAAGCCTTGATCAGACCATCCCTCTCCAACCCAATTCCACCCCAGTCAATCAAAGACCTTATAAATGCCCTTATGTACAAAAAGGTGTCATTGAGGCCTTAATTCAAGAAATGTTGCAACAAGGCATCATCCAATCTAATCATAGTCCATTTGCCTCTCCAATCTTATTAGTCAAGAAGAAGGAAAATAGCTGGAGATTCTGTGTTGATTATAGAAGATTAAATGATATTACCATTAAAGACAAGTTTCCAATTCCTATAATTGATGAGCTACTAGATGAGCTACGTGGTTCTGGAGTTTTCACCAAAATTGACCTCAGGTCAGGGTACCACCAGATCAGATTGTTTACCCCTGATATACACAAAACAACATTCAGATTATACCAAGGTCATTATGAGTTTCTTGTTATGCCTTTTGGCCTCACCAATGCCCCTGCAACTTCTCAGGCACTCATGAGTGACATATTCAAGCCATTCATAAGAAAATTTATCTTAGTCTTTTTTGATGATATCCTTGTTTATATTCCTGACATGGAGTCTCATTTGGTTCATTTACAACAAGTACTCTCTGTGTTGAGACAACATCAATTACATGCCAAGCTGTCCAAATGCTGTTTTGCACAATCTGAATTGGAATATTTAGGCCATATTATCACACCCAGTGGTGTTGTGGCTGACCCTTCCAAGATCAGTTCTATGACTTCTTGGCCAACTCCGACAACTATCAAGGCATTAAGAGGGTTTTTGGGCTTAACTGGCTACTACAGAAAATCTGTCAAAGACTATTGA